Proteins from a single region of Ischnura elegans chromosome 2, ioIscEleg1.1, whole genome shotgun sequence:
- the LOC124154764 gene encoding uncharacterized protein LOC124154764 isoform X1 → MPLQVTTRVWESSLGETQENHRNTLSHSLRHRSQLPRPSPWNKTFDSFSRPPRPECCPHPQTRRFWSCLRSWQTTRTPRSSPGGRDTSSFSYSHWGLNGRLFRPLRGTLGSTVLGSLPSPPPMGGKQNHGYRTQTRSCGACTLSCGCRRGRGPLRVVCATSASRRRARSTTTQRCTERCSLGELQLSV, encoded by the exons ATGCCCCTGCAGGTGACCACCAGGGTTTGGGAGTCCTCCTTGGGGGAAACTCAGGAG AACCATCGCAATACCTTGAGTCACAGCCTCCGGCATCGCAGCCAGCTCCCCAGGCCCTCTCCCTGGAACAAGACTTTCGACAGCTTCTCCCGGCCACCGCGCCCGGAATGCTGCCCACACCCGCAGACCAGGAGGTTCTGGAGCTGCTTACGCTCCTGGCAAACAACAAGGACTCCCCGAAGCTCACCAGGTGGGAGGGACACGAGCTCCTTCTCTTACTCACATTGGGGTCTGAATGGCCGACTCTTTCGACCACTACGAGGAACATTGGGTTCAACCGTACTAGGATCCTTGCCATCGCCGCCACCCATGGGTGGGAAACAGAATCACGGGTATCGAACCCAGACGAGATCCTGTGGCGCCTGCACACTCTCTTGTGGGTGCAGACGGGGGAGAGGCCCTTTGCGTGTGGTGTGTGCCACAAGCGCTTCTCGCAGAAGAGCACGCTCAACCACCACGCAAAGATGCACTGAACGCTGTTCGTTGG gtgaattgcagttgagtgtttag
- the LOC124154764 gene encoding uncharacterized protein LOC124154764 isoform X2: protein MPLQNHRNTLSHSLRHRSQLPRPSPWNKTFDSFSRPPRPECCPHPQTRRFWSCLRSWQTTRTPRSSPGGRDTSSFSYSHWGLNGRLFRPLRGTLGSTVLGSLPSPPPMGGKQNHGYRTQTRSCGACTLSCGCRRGRGPLRVVCATSASRRRARSTTTQRCTERCSLGELQLSV from the exons ATGCCCCTGCAG AACCATCGCAATACCTTGAGTCACAGCCTCCGGCATCGCAGCCAGCTCCCCAGGCCCTCTCCCTGGAACAAGACTTTCGACAGCTTCTCCCGGCCACCGCGCCCGGAATGCTGCCCACACCCGCAGACCAGGAGGTTCTGGAGCTGCTTACGCTCCTGGCAAACAACAAGGACTCCCCGAAGCTCACCAGGTGGGAGGGACACGAGCTCCTTCTCTTACTCACATTGGGGTCTGAATGGCCGACTCTTTCGACCACTACGAGGAACATTGGGTTCAACCGTACTAGGATCCTTGCCATCGCCGCCACCCATGGGTGGGAAACAGAATCACGGGTATCGAACCCAGACGAGATCCTGTGGCGCCTGCACACTCTCTTGTGGGTGCAGACGGGGGAGAGGCCCTTTGCGTGTGGTGTGTGCCACAAGCGCTTCTCGCAGAAGAGCACGCTCAACCACCACGCAAAGATGCACTGAACGCTGTTCGTTGG gtgaattgcagttgagtgtttag
- the LOC124154764 gene encoding uncharacterized protein LOC124154764 isoform X3: MPLQVTTRVWESSLGETQENHRNTLSHSLRHRSQLPRPSPWNKTFDSFSRPPRPECCPHPQTRRFWSCLRSWQTTRTPRSSPGELQLSV, from the exons ATGCCCCTGCAGGTGACCACCAGGGTTTGGGAGTCCTCCTTGGGGGAAACTCAGGAG AACCATCGCAATACCTTGAGTCACAGCCTCCGGCATCGCAGCCAGCTCCCCAGGCCCTCTCCCTGGAACAAGACTTTCGACAGCTTCTCCCGGCCACCGCGCCCGGAATGCTGCCCACACCCGCAGACCAGGAGGTTCTGGAGCTGCTTACGCTCCTGGCAAACAACAAGGACTCCCCGAAGCTCACCAG gtgaattgcagttgagtgtttag